Part of the Geobacter pickeringii genome, GAACAGATAGGGTGGGGCTCCGGAACGGCTCCGCGGCAGGGGATGAGTCGCCGGATCGAGGGAGGTATGAATTTATTCCGCCATCGGGCGCATGGCGGGAACGAACGACGCGAGCAGTTCCTCGTACGTCACCGGCTTGGAAATGGCGCCGGTAAAACCGAAGCGCTGATAGTCGGTCATGCAGGGATCGTCAGGGTAGCCGCTCGATACGAAGGCCCGGGCCGTCGGGTCCAGCTCCCGCAGCCGCGCGACGAGTTCCTTGCCGCCGATGCTGCCGGGGATGTTCAGATCCATGATGACGGCGTCGAAGGGATGGCCGTCGGCAAGTTCCCGCCGGTAGGCCTCAAGGGCCTGCGCGGCGTCGGACATGCAGGTGACGTCGAAGTCGAGGCGTTTGAGGGCATATTCCACAAGAAAAAGGACATCATCGTCGTCGTCGACAACCAGAACAGTCTGTTTCACCAGCGTGTGAACTCCGTCTCGGCTCCCATCGCCCGGTGACGGGCGGAGAAGCGGATGAATTTGTTGCGGACCGAAAAAATAACTGCAACGGATGCCCAATGTTCCCGATGAGTGTATCATATTTGTTCGGCGTTCCAAAGTGCTGCCGCAATCGCGCGGGCACGATGCCGTTGCCCCCGCCAGTGAAAATTGCGAGGACCTATGCAGAAACTCCCTGATGGTGAGAACACGGAAAAGAAGAGCCCGCACGGTTTCGGCACGGGTGCGTTTCCGAGCTGTTACCCGGAGCTGCAGGAGCGGCTGCGGGAACTTGAGGAGACCAAGGCCTCCCTCGCCGTGGCCAACCGGGAACTCTACGAGAGCAGGGAGTTGCTCAACTCCATCATCGAGTCGATCCCAACCCCGATTTTTTTCAAAAATTCCGCAGGGGCCTACGAGAACTGCAACCGGGCGTTCAGCGACTTTCTCGGCATCCCGAAGGAGCGGATCATCGGCGCGACGGTCCACGACATAGCTCCTCCCGAGCTTGCCGAGATCTACCACCGGGCGGACCTGGAGCTGATGGCGGAGCGCGGCACCCAGGTCTATGAGGCCAAGGTCCGCTACGCCGACGGCCTGCTCCACGAGGTGATCTTCTACAAGTCCGTCATCCTGCAGAACGGCGGTACGCTCCGGGGTCTCGTGGGGGTGATGCTCGACATCACCGATCGGATCCGCGCCGAGGATGCCCTGCGGGAGAGCGAGCG contains:
- a CDS encoding response regulator, which encodes MKQTVLVVDDDDDVLFLVEYALKRLDFDVTCMSDAAQALEAYRRELADGHPFDAVIMDLNIPGSIGGKELVARLRELDPTARAFVSSGYPDDPCMTDYQRFGFTGAISKPVTYEELLASFVPAMRPMAE